TGGTGATTGCCGAGGCGATCATGTTGCTGCGCGGTATCCCGGAAAAGAACATGGTCTGCCACCGCGGCGGCTGGCAAAAGTCTGCGGTGGGCTCCTATGAAGCCCGCGGCAAGACCCTCGGCATTATCGGCTACGGCGCCATCGGCTCGCAGACTTCCGTACTGGCGGAAGGCATCGGCATGCGGGTGATCTTTTACGATGTGGTGACCAAGCTGCCACTGGGCAACGCGTCCCAGGTCAACAGCATGGACGAACTGCTGGCGCAGTCCGATGTGGTGTCCCTGCACGTACCGGAACTGCCTTCCACCAAATGGATGATCGGTGCCGAGCAGATCGCGAAGATGAAGAAAGGTGCCATCCTGCTGAATGCCTCCCGCGGTACCGTGGTGGAAATCGAGCCGTTGGCGGAAGCGCTGAAGAGCGGTCACCTGGCGGCAACCGCCATCGATGTATTCCCGGTGGAACCCCGCGGTAACGACGACGAGTTTGTCTCTCCGCTGCGCGGACTGGACAACGCCCTGCTGACACCGCATGTCGGTGGTTCCACCGTAGAGGCCCAGGAAAATATCGGCGTGGAGGTGTCCGACAAACTGGCGCTCTACTCCGACAACGGTACCACCACCAGCTCGGTAAACTTCCCGGAAGTGGCACTGCCCAGCCATGCCGGCGCGCACCGCCTGCTGCATATCCACAAGAACGTACCCGGCGTACTGGGCGCGATCAACCAGGTGTTCTCCGACAACGGCATCAACATCTCCGCCCAGTTCCTGCAGACCAACGAGACTGTGGGTTATGTGGTGATCGACGTGGATGCGGAATACTCGGACCTGGCGCTGGAAAAACTCAAGAATATTCCCGGCACCCTGCGCTGTCGCGTGCTGTTCTGAGTTTTCCCAAGCCCATAGCAGTCTGTTAGACTTCCCCAAACCCGGGCGGCACGTTTACCCAACAGTGCCGCCCGGGTTTTCTTTTTTCCGTTTCTTTCCAATTTTCGGCCCACTTCCGCGCGTAATGTGCAACTGATCGGTACCGGGCCAAGGCTGCTCCAAGTGCAAAACCCGAATTCCGACTCCGCTGCCGCAGGCCTGCTGGCAGGTATCGGCGCCTTCCTGATCTGGGGATTCGCGCCGCTGTATTTCAATCTGCTCGACGGCATTTCCGCACCGGAAATTCTCAGCCACCGCAGTGTTTGGTCATTTATTCTGGCGCTGATTCTGCTGGCAATGATCGGCAAACTGCCGGATCTGCGCGCCACCCTGTGCTCGCGTCAAAAGATGCTGACTCTGCTGTTGTCCACGGTACTGATCGGCAGTAACTGGCTGGTGTTTATCTGGTCCATCACCAACCAGCATCTGCTGGATGCCAGCCTCGGCTATTACATCAACCCGCTGATCAGCGTGCTGCTGGGTGTAGTGGTACTCGGGGAAAGGTTGCGGCCGATGCAGTGGATTGCGGTAGCGCTGGCAGCATTGGGGATTGCCTATGAATTGTGGCAGTTCGGCAAGCTGCCTTTGATCGCGCTGTTTCTGGCGGTGACTTTTGGATTTTATGGCCTGGTGCGCAAACAGGCACCAGTGGACAGCCTTACCGGGCTCGCAGTAGAGACCCTGTATATGCTGCCGGTTGCCCTGGGTTTTCTGTTCTGGACTACAAGCCCCACCAGCAATCTGTTCAATAACAGCTGGGATCTGAATACCCTGCTGGTGCTGGCAGGCCCCATAACCCTGACCCCACTGCTGCTGTTCAATATCGCCGCGCGCCGGCTCAATCTGTCCACCATCGGGTTTCTGCAGTATCTCGGCCCCACGCTCATGTTTCTGCTCGCCACCCTGTATTACCGGGAACCGTTTGATACCGGCAAGCTGGTGACCTTTGCCCTGGTGTGGATTGCCCTGGCCTTCTATTCCGCGGACGCACTGGGGCAACGGCGCAAACGCCGTGCACTGCGTAAAAAAGCAATCTGAAAGGCTTGCCCGGCCAGAATACCGACTCAGGCGCGCCCAAGTCCCTGAACCACTAAAGTGAACCATAATTTGACGCCGCTCTCCCGGAAGACCATTATAATGGTCCAGTAAAACTGATACTCACAATTTTAGACCACTTTAGTGGTCTGCCGGAGTAGCAATGTTTCCCGAACAGGCAACCATTGAGATATTCCAAAGCGGCCGCTGGCAGCCCGCGGGGATACTTTGCCCGCTAAAGCCCCAGCTCGGTTACCGCAGCCCCAGCCGCCTGGAATATGCGCTTGAGTACGCCGCGGAATACGCTGGCCCGGATACCACACGGGCGGCCGGCCTGAGCTGCCGCTACCCGGTAGACTTTACCCAGCACGAAGTCCCCCACTGGCCGGCTTTTGTTCTGGATATGCTTCCCAACGGTTTCGGGCGACAACAATGGCTCGAGCTTCTCAGACTAAGGGACACGCCGTCTGCGGACTGGCCGCTGCTCCTGCGCGGTGCCGCCTTTCCACCGGGCAATCTTCGTATCGCTGAAGCCGTGGCCGCCAAAGACCTTTCCACACCGGTTCCG
The Microbulbifer celer DNA segment above includes these coding regions:
- the rarD gene encoding EamA family transporter RarD produces the protein MQNPNSDSAAAGLLAGIGAFLIWGFAPLYFNLLDGISAPEILSHRSVWSFILALILLAMIGKLPDLRATLCSRQKMLTLLLSTVLIGSNWLVFIWSITNQHLLDASLGYYINPLISVLLGVVVLGERLRPMQWIAVALAALGIAYELWQFGKLPLIALFLAVTFGFYGLVRKQAPVDSLTGLAVETLYMLPVALGFLFWTTSPTSNLFNNSWDLNTLLVLAGPITLTPLLLFNIAARRLNLSTIGFLQYLGPTLMFLLATLYYREPFDTGKLVTFALVWIALAFYSADALGQRRKRRALRKKAI
- the serA gene encoding phosphoglycerate dehydrogenase, with translation MAPPSSYPKESLQKDKIRILLLEGVHQSAVDLLSSRGYTNVEYIKTALPEDQLIEKIADAHFVGIRSRTQLTRKVLESANKLIAVGCFCIGTNQVDLQAATEQGIAVFNAPYSNTRSVAELVIAEAIMLLRGIPEKNMVCHRGGWQKSAVGSYEARGKTLGIIGYGAIGSQTSVLAEGIGMRVIFYDVVTKLPLGNASQVNSMDELLAQSDVVSLHVPELPSTKWMIGAEQIAKMKKGAILLNASRGTVVEIEPLAEALKSGHLAATAIDVFPVEPRGNDDEFVSPLRGLDNALLTPHVGGSTVEAQENIGVEVSDKLALYSDNGTTTSSVNFPEVALPSHAGAHRLLHIHKNVPGVLGAINQVFSDNGINISAQFLQTNETVGYVVIDVDAEYSDLALEKLKNIPGTLRCRVLF